Below is a window of Deltaproteobacteria bacterium DNA.
TGGGCACCTCGAAGCTTTTCCTGCTTCCGGCCATGGTCCTGACCTACGTGCTTTGCGGCACCCTCGACTTCCAGCTCGGCGACGTGGTCCACGGCATTTTCCCGGCCGACGCCAACCCGATGCTGGTCCAGCTGACCTACGTGCTCTACATCGCGGGTCTGGCCAAGGCGGCGCTGATGCCCTTCCACAACTGGCTGCCCTCGGCCATGGTCGCGCCCACGCCGGTCTCGGCCCTGCTGCACGCGGTGGCCGTGGTCAAGGCGGGCGTGTTTTCGGTCAGTCGAATCATCCTGTCCGGATTTGGCCTGGAAACCATGGACGCCCTGAACCTGGGCATTCCCACGGCCTATCTGGCCGCGTTCACCATCGTGGTCGCCTCCATCATCGCCCTGACCAAGGATGACCTCAAAGCCCGACTGGCCTATTCCACGGTCAGCCAGCTGTCCTACGTCATCATCGGCGTGACCATGCTCACCCCCGACGCCGTCACCGGCGGTCTGGCCCACATCGCCCACCACGCCTTCTCCAAGATCACCCTCTTCTTCGCGGCCGGGGCCATCTACGTGGCCACGCACAACAAGAAGATCAGTCTCATGGGCGGGTTCGGACGCAAGATGCCCATCACCTTCGGCATGTTCAGTCTCGCGGCCCTGTCCATGATCGGCATGCCTCCGGTGTGCGGATTCGTGTCCAAATGGTACCTGATCAATGGTGCCATGCAGGCCCACCAGATCATTCTCCTCTGCGCGCTCCTGGGCAGCACGATTTTGAATGCCGGCTACTTCACTCCGATCATCTACCGGGCCTTCTTCATGCCCCCTAGCCCGGAAGTGGACTTTGAGCACTACTCCGAGCCGTCCATGACCATGGTCATCCCCCTGGCCATCACGGCCTGCATCAGCGTGACCCTGGGCTTCTTCCCGCAGATATTCTTCGCCTTCATCAACATTTTCACACGATTTGGAGGCTAGCCATGGAAGCAAGCAAACTTGGCGAACTCCTGGGCAATGCCCGCCAACACCCTGTTTTCTGGAAATATATCATGTACGCCATCATGGTCGTGCTCGTGGCTTTGAACGTCATCATCCGGCCGCACCATCCGCACTTCGCCGGAGAATGGATGCCCGGATTCTGGGCTGTGTTCTCTCTGGTCGCCACCATCGCCATGGTGCGCGCCTGCAAGGGAGCGGCCCATACCTTCCTCGGCAAAAA
It encodes the following:
- a CDS encoding monovalent cation/H+ antiporter subunit D family protein, encoding METPILLLPLIITGLAPLGIWYFGKDQDRREAVSFAAAALTFLFMLWLVPGVLGGVIRTFTVFTILPGITVKLCADGLTMIFGIVASFLWFLATSYNIGYMRGLKEHAQTRYYFCFAIAIFGAVGVAMSANIFTLYLFYEIISIFTYPLVAHHQDEEGYSGARKYMVYLMGTSKLFLLPAMVLTYVLCGTLDFQLGDVVHGIFPADANPMLVQLTYVLYIAGLAKAALMPFHNWLPSAMVAPTPVSALLHAVAVVKAGVFSVSRIILSGFGLETMDALNLGIPTAYLAAFTIVVASIIALTKDDLKARLAYSTVSQLSYVIIGVTMLTPDAVTGGLAHIAHHAFSKITLFFAAGAIYVATHNKKISLMGGFGRKMPITFGMFSLAALSMIGMPPVCGFVSKWYLINGAMQAHQIILLCALLGSTILNAGYFTPIIYRAFFMPPSPEVDFEHYSEPSMTMVIPLAITACISVTLGFFPQIFFAFINIFTRFGG